Proteins co-encoded in one Ananas comosus cultivar F153 linkage group 15, ASM154086v1, whole genome shotgun sequence genomic window:
- the LOC109721247 gene encoding calmodulin-1-like yields the protein MAIKNNLSNNRELTIEEFKEWLKKFDTDKDGRISRDELRKAIRSRGGRFTTWKSIRGIRQADTNRNGYIDDAEIENLVAFAQKNMGLKIAAY from the coding sequence ATGGCAATCAAGAACAACCTCTCCAACAACCGTGAGCTAACCATCGAAGAGTTCAAGGAGTGGTTAAAGAAGTTCGACACTGACAAGGACGGGCGAATCAGCAGAGATGAGCTGCGAAAGGCCATCCGTAGCAGAGGGGGGCGGTTCACCACATGGAAGAGCATCCGCGGCATTCGTCAGGCCGATACTAACCGTAACGGGTACATCGATGATGCAGAGATCGAGAACCTTGTTGCCTTCGCTCAGAAAAACATGGGTCTCAAGATAGCTGCATATTAG